GTCATGTTGGCAACCGTCCAGGTGCTGGAAGTGATCACCGCGCACAACGCTCTCAGCGTGTACGCGATGCGGTGAAAGATGGATGGAATGCTCAACGGTTAATACAGGCTCGTTCGGATCTTGTTCCTAACGATGATCAGCTTCCTCTGTGGTAGCCTGGCGCCTATACCTCGGCAACACAAACAAAACCCACCCCGTTTTTGGGTGGGTTTTGTTTGTGTTGCGTTATTTTTTACTTGGCTCTTTCACGAGCTTTGCAAACTCGGTGCGTCTGCTCCATGCTCGACGCTGTGCCTTTCCGTGTTCCACCATGATGGAAAACAGTTGATTTTCAGGTGCGTGTTCCGCTGCGTGGGCTAGTGCCTGTGTCATGGTATGAAATTGCCGCCGATACGATGTGGACAAAACCTGCTCGGCGTACCAATGTGCTTGCTCCGGCAGCGCACCCAGGTGAACTAAATCCGCGATAAACATCTGGTGACTGCCGCCTGGCCACGGCTCGGTCGTTCCTGCTGCGCTGATTCTCCCGGCGATGGTTGCGGGGTGGACTGGTTTCTCATCAGACACATGCTGCGCAATGATGGAGAACAGTCGAGCGTAAGAAGGGTTATAAAAATCTTGAGGGTCAACGTAATCCACCACGAATCGCGTTGTGGGTGTGCCGGTCTCCATCCACAACAGCGCGCACAGCAATAAGGCTTCTGGATCAATGGCCATATCGGGAAGCGTTAACGCCTCATCGTATGGTTCGTCCATCTCTGGTGCTGCCTGTGGCTCGGTGTTCATGGTGGTCTCCTAGTGTTATCGCCTGGTGATGGGGATCAGGTATGCCTCGTCATCAGTGCGTTCATACTCGTCCTCTGTTGCCACGATGGTGTAGCCAGCTGCGTGTAGTCGCTCACGCAGTGAGCGTGGTCTTGTGCTGGGGTTATGCGGGTTGCGGCGAAGTTGCCCAACCTGATGCAAATTGCGGGTGGTTGATTGCCACAGCGTAATAACATCGGGATTGGACAATTTGCTTACTTCGGCAAAGTCCGCGTTGGGAATGTAGCCTACGATGGGGCCCGCCTTAGCCGTGAAGGTATCAATATCTTCCTGGCGAAGGGCCTCAATGTCTAGATCGTTGTCGGCAATTAGTTTGTCCGCGTATGCATGAGCAGCAGCAACATAAAAAGCATTTTTACTCAGGGAACCGGCTCGAAACTCTAGTGCGGCAAGCACTTGGTCAAAACGGTGTTTATCTGCTGGTGTTAGTTTGACGGGAAACTTATAGACCTTGTTGTCGTTGTCGTGGGTGCTCATTAGTTGTCCTTGGGTGCTTTCTTCAGCAGAGAAATGCCTGTGCCATGGCATGTGAGGTCGTTGACAAGGCGCCCAAGACTGTCTTTCGTGGTTCCGATCTTGAGTGTGAACTCGTCGCCGTGCACTTCCACTACGTCTCCACGGGCATACGTGGCGCGAATTTTTTCAGCATCCTCTTCGATGTAACTCATGCGGATAGAAAAATTGGTGTTGCGTCGGCTGACCAACACTTCAACGATGACAGGAACAACTGCGTCAGCACTGCCCTCCTCGTTGGTGATACTGATTATTTCTCCGCGTAGTTTCATGCCCTTATATGCCTTTGCTTCTCTACGCTGGGGCTGCCCCTCCGTGCGGACTCCGCAGAGACACAGCCCCAGCTGATATGAAGTGCAGCTCCTTGGTTGGAGCTGCACTGTGCTCTACATGAGCGCCGTTTCTAGGATCTCATGGACTTGTTCGTCGGTTAATCCGACGCACTCACCCTCATCATTGCTTGCACAGATCACCACGGTGCCCACCAGTGGCCAGTTCAATCGGTTGCCGGTGATCTCTTCAAAGACCTCGGTGGCTCGGAAGTTATCAACGAAGCGACCTTCTTCGTCCATCCAGAACACGATGTCAGTGCTTTCATCGTCTTGGCTTGGTGCGGTGACTGATTCGACCCATTGTGCTCCTGTTGCTGCACGTAGCTCTTCTAGCTCGATAATGCCGGCTACTGGCTGCATAAGCAGTTTTTCTTGACTATCAATCACGATCATGGTGTTCATGGTGTTCTCCTCCTCGGAGAGTTGGGGTGTGCGATCAGGGTTTCTTTTTCCCTTGATCTACCTTTAACTATACACCCATTTAAGGTGACTTGCAATATTTTAACCAGGTTATTTACTAATAATTTGCACTTTTCAATACGGGTACACATGTTTACATTGAGAATATATCTGCCCAATTGTATCCATATGGGCATATGCCTATATGGATACAATTGGGCATCTCGCAATGATTATCCACATCTCATATAAAGTGGTGTCACTCCCCGTACAAGTGGGGATGTTCCGGTTGAACACCCCAGAATGTTTTTATCCCCACTTCGGTGGGGTTTTTCATTTCCTCCACCTGACATTTCAACCCAGCAGGCATGAAATACCTGAATGGTGTGCGTTATCCAGTCGCACCCCTGGCCAATCTACCTAGCGAGAATTACTCCCTGCCCCATAGCCCCTTGCTTTCAAGGTAACGCTGTGCACCAATCTCCTTCCAATGGAAGTGCCCCTCGCGCAGTGCCTGCATCATGGAGGTATAAAGATCGAGCACATCTATTGGCCTTACACCAATCTTTTTGGAGAAGTTGTCGATAATCCCACGCTGTGCGTTGTAGTTATTTGCCTGCTTGTAATTAAGCTCGGCAAGTCCCTGGTCTCCACTCAACTTCGCCCACTGCGCACGTTCTTTAAAGGCGACTTCATGCACGAGCAGTTCAGTAACTTCGATGCCGGCAAGCACCCTTTGATTATCAACATCCACCATGGGTGGCTGGTTGGGAGTTTCGGCAGTTGCCAAGGGGAATCCGTAGGCCTTAGTGACGAATTCATCAGCCTGCCCCTGCGTTAAGGTCTCAAAATCGACACCATCTGGGTCAATGTCGATAAGGCGCAGGATATTCGCCTTTAGGAAGTGCCGCTGCTGGAAAGTAAGCATGTCTCCTCCTCGGAGAGTTGGGGTGTGCGATCAGGGTTTCTTTTTCCCTTGACCTACCTTTAACTATACACCCATTTAAGGTGACTTGCAAGACTTTAACCAGGTTATTTAGTATTTTATTGCATCTACACTATTATGGTCATATGGGCATATGAACCTACTTTCCATACATCTTCCTGTCATAGAAATACTCCCCATTGGTTGATGTCTAATTTCTTAGTTCAACCAATAGGGAGCGATTCAACAGTCGGGAGTCAATTTAGAACGTGATAGTCCATGTCATATCTGACGCGTAGCACAGATTCTCGATCGACAAGCGGGAAGCTCCTGGCTCCATTGAACGCCACACAAGATCCACTAGAGAATGCTTAGGGTGCAGGTCGGTAGATATAGAGAGAATGTCGTACGCCTCTTCCTCCTGCCCAGTTACCAGCTTGGCAAGCGCTGCACATACGAGGGCATTGGCTTGAACCTCCCCTCCGGAGTGGCGGATTAAAGCTCGCAAAGCAGTGTGTGCAGCCTCAGCGCGTTCGCAGATGGTACGCAAGGCCATATCTCGCAGCATGGTGGAACCCATAAAGAAAGCTCCACCATTAAGAACGGCAACATTGTCTTCCAGCTTTTCAATGCTGCAACCTTCCGCCATATCAATCCAGCGCTGGAGACTCCGCTGCAAGGCTTCCTTCTTCTCCAGCACATCCCCAGTTTCGTACTGCAAAGAATTCAGAAATTTATCCGCCCGATAGGCCATGTCATTAGCGTCCGCGCCATATGGCGTAAAAATGGTTGACTCAATCAGGTCGGACAGGTTTAGGGAAAAGGTGTTACTCATGAAGATCTCCTCCTCGGAGAGTTGGGGTGTGCGATCAGGGTTTCTTTTTCCCTTGATCTACCTTTAACTATACACCCATTTAAGGTGACTTGCAAGACTTTGACCAGGTTATTTAGTATTTTATTACATCTACACTATTATGGTCATATGGGCATATGCACATATAGGCATAGATGTACGCCCCCTCCTCTTATTACTTTTTTGGACTCAAGGAAAGTGCGAAGCACCATACGTAGGATCAGGGTCGGACTGTCCAGAGACCGTGGAATAAATAGCGAGGCACGAGCGGTTTATGCCGCGAAAGCTCTTGACAGGTAGACACTGACCCGTAGAATGCCGAAGGTTTCCTTTGAGGCCACAAAAGAAATAAGACCCCCGACCTAGCGATCGGAGACGCACCTCATAATGCTCACATCATGGGCGTGATTATTTCTGATTTTCCGCAGTGTTCTCAGCCAGTGTCCGGTACAGAGTCGCTCTTGAAACACCGAAGTCCTCAGCGATCTGGGTTTTCGACTCCCCCGCCGCAACACGCGCCTTAGCATCCACCACCTGCTCTGCGGTTAACGCCTTTTTCCGCCCGGTGTATTTGCCGGCCTTCTTTGCCAACGCAATCCCCTCAGCCTGACGCTCCCGAATAATGGAACGCTCAAACTCCGCAAACGACCCCAGCACACCCAACATAAGCTGCGCACGAGGATCAGATTTTTCAGATGAAAACGAGAGATTCTCTTTCAGAAACTCCACACTCGCCCCCTTAGCAGTGATCTGACTAATCAGTTGTTGCAAATCCACCAGTGATCTAGCGAGACGATCAATCGAAGCCACCACTAAAGTGTCACCAGCACGCAGATATGCCAGACAATCTTCTAGGCCTTGGCGGTCTTTGCGTGAACGGGCGGAGATCTTGTCCATAAATTCTCGATCCACGTGTCCAATGGATTCCCGCTGGCGATCCACATGCTGGTCAGCACTTGATACTCGCACATAGGACACTCGTTGACCTTGCGTTTTCTCAACCACAGGTGTGTTCTCCTGTGCTGGAGTTTCTGGCGCTTGCTCCTGTGGAACCGCAGTCGCAGATAGTGGTGTCGCAGCCGCAGGTGAGACGTCTTGAGCTGCACTGTCTACAGCTTTTGTCTCCACTGCGTTGTCCTGGCCTGCGGCAGTGTCCTTTTTGAGAGCTTCTTTAAGCTGTTCGGGGGATTTCCACCCGGCTCTCGCTCCACCGTCAAAGATGATGTCGCTGGTTATAAACTGCTCGACCTTGGACCACTTCTTGTTACCCTCATATATTTTCGCTCTTGTGTAATGGGTGTACACGCGACTGACCTTGAGGCGGCCTTTAACGGTGCCGTTGGGTGCCCAGGTGGCATGGCTCCGGTTGTGGGAATATTGATCCCAGCGTTCTCCCCCATCGTCGAGAATGAGATTGGTATCGACTGATGCTGTTTTATAGTCCCAATCTCGACCGTTGTTTATGGGGTAATGAATCTGTGTTGTCTTTTTGCCCTTGCGGACAATCTGAATTTTATGGGTGGGAACACCCATCTCATTTAGCAGGGTTCCGAGTCGTGGCATGATATTCCCTTTTGTCTCATTAGGGTTATTGGCTTTAATGAGAAGTGTATCAAAATTAAGAATTGGGACATAGTGATACAGCAAAAATGTTTCTGAACAACATGTCTCATTAGGGTATACCCTATTGAGACAGTTTCAATTTATAAATTCGCGAGTCCAGAACATCAATAGGTTACCTTTCGAGTGGTGAACCTTTCCAGCAATATTCTTGGTGGCTCCATGTGCCATAAGCTCGTTTTCTTTGTAACACTTCATTTAGGCATACTCCTGCATAGTCAAGCGATGCCTGTAAAGTATGGAGATCATCAGGCAGCCCAGTATATTCTGGTGCGTTCTCGGAGTATCCTTTCTCCCAATTGTGGCCAGGGGAACTAAGTTGTTCAGGCCATGCTATATGGCGTCGTTTTGTTTCATGTTTGAGGATTTCTACAAGCTTTTCTGCTGAGAAGTTGTGCGTGCGAATAATTTGAATAATGTCTGCTAGATCACGGTAGCGATTGCTAACACCACTACGGTGAAGCTCGTACATGGCGCAGATCTTGTCTGCAAGATGTGATTCGATCGCAATGACAGGTATACAGAAGGAGCGATACTCTCCTTTTTTGGATACCTGATTGAGTATGGGGTCTATATGTACAAGCTCTAGAGGTAGTTGTGTATGACGTTGTATGGACACGTCTATTTTGATGTTCTCAAATCTTTTAGTTCCTAGCCGAGCGGAGAGCTTTACTTGAACTGTTGGAGTAGAATACCCATCTGGGGTGGATGCGCTTTGGAGTTTTACTGAGGTTACCTCGAAGGTAAAAGGATCATTAGTTTTTCGCTGCGCGATCTTTTCAAATTCTTGACGTATCTCCTCTACATTGTTCCACTCACGAGCTCGGGCTAGATCGATATCCTGGGTAAAACGTCCATGTCCATTGCGCATTAATAATGCTGTTCCTCCCTTAAGAACCCAATCTTGTTCCGTTTGGGCGGAGACGCGCTGCAGGAAGCACTCAAAAATGAGCTGATAGCGAATGCTGTTTGTGCTTCTATTCTGCTCTTTTGAAAGACCCCTGATGCTCCTCGCAAGATTCTGCTGAAGATTCCTATTTTCAATGCGGCTTGAATTATTATTCACGGTTTTTCTTTCTTGCCATTCTTGCTATCAGTTATTTTTGGCTGCTTGTGCACCTGCTCAGAGGGCGAAGGTAATGATCCACTGGAAGGTTCTTTGCCTGTTTTTTTGGTTTTCTCTTTCGGTTGCTTAGTGTTTGAGTTATCTAAGTTTCCGGAAATACCTGCTGCGCCCATACCTTTAGCGATATTTGCCATCTGCGCACTAGCACTTACTGTGCCCATACCTTTAACGATGTTCGCTATGTCTGGGGTGCTTATTACGCCTGCGTTTCTGATGATATTTGCCATCTGCGCACTAGCACTTACTGTGCCCATACCTTTAACGATGTTCGCTATGTCTGGGGTGCTTATTACGCCTGCGTTTCTGATGATATTTGCCATCTGCGCACTAGCACTTACTGTGCCCATACCTTTAACGATGTTCGCTATGTCTGGGGTGCTTAAATTCCATCCTTGGGTGCTTAGGTAGCGATCGACTTTCTCTTCTCGATCATCGTCAGCTTCTGCTTCTTCCTGGCATGCCAGGACTAGCTGCCGTCCAGAAGAAAAGCCATACGAGTGTGCGGCTTCATTGAGATATTCGGCTATGTCTTTTAGGCGAATATTTTCTTTACGTAAAGCATCTACAACCACAGAAGCTAAATAATTGAACTCAATCTTCTTTTTTGCCAAATCAGCTACTGTCAGCTCCACTGAAGCTACTGGGAGGCCATCAACGTTACTGATATCTCGAGAGGAGATATCACGGTTGTTATAGATATAAATGCCGTCTTGAGACGTTTGCTTCCTAGCGGTTGAAGAAAAAATCATCTTCTTCGGTATTAAATCACCCAGCTGATGGATGAGCGCCGCAGATTCATGAGAAACGATAATCGCATCTTCACCCTCCCATCGCTCATCAGGGAACTGCCCAGCATCCAGAGATACCCACGCGATACGAATATCAGCTAGTAATCCATACTGCGATGAGGGTAATAGGTATATCCCACGTTGAACTCGTGTTAGCACTCCTTTGTCAGCCAACCGACCTAACTGAAGTCGGGTAATACCTTCTCTCTGAGCCTGGGCGGTTGTGATAATTCCCCACTGGTCAGAAGCGGCTGATTCTAATATCTCCAAAACTTCAATTTGCTTCACTTGTATCACTTTCTATCTTCACTTGTATCGCCTTGAATGATACAAGAAAAGTTTTACTAGATCTATATTTGATACAAGCGAAGTTTTTAACGATTGGTGTGTCGATGACCATGTTCAGTATTCAGTGATTCGTAGTTTGGTGTTGTTGCAAAGTTGAGGCAGTAGGAAGAGCGGCGTGAAATAATCACAGCCATGGGTATCTTCTCGGGTCGTCATTTCCCCCGTGACATCATTCTGTGGGCAGTGCGCAGGTCACTGCCGCTACGGGGTGAGCTGACCTAAGATCTGGAGGAAATGATGACTTCAGCGGGGCGTGCCGGTCGATCACACCACGATTCTCACCGCTGGGTCCAGAAATACGCCCCTGAGTTGGACAAGCAAACACGGTGGTACCGGCAGGTACCTGATTGGCAGGCCAGTTCCTGGCGGGTGGATAAGACCTATATCCGGGTCGGCGGCAGGTGGTGCTACCTCTGATCTGGCGATCACCGCCGGTGGCCAGACCCTGGACTTTTACCTTTTCCCGAAGCGCAACGTCGCGGCGGCCAAGCGTTTCCTGGCGAAAACGCTGCGGTCGAATACCGCAGCCGGGTATCCGCGGGTGATCAGCACCGACAAGGCACCTTCCCTGGCCAAGGCAATCGCCGAGTTGAAGTCAGAGGGAATCTGCCCGCCAACAGTGGAACACCGGCAGGTGAAATACCTCAACAACATCCTGGAAGGTGACCATGGTCGGCTGAAGCGGATCCTCGGGCCGAAAGGCGCGTTTAAGAACTTAGACATCTGCATATCGGACGTTGAAAGGGATGGAGGCGATGCACTCGATTCACGGAAAGGGCAAGGCACGATGTTTGACCTCACGGGCAACCGAACCCGGACGCGGTGATCGTCAACCGGGTCTTCCAGAATATATAAAGCAGGCTGGGCCATAATGCTGGCCAGGCGACGAAGAAAGGAGTGTTCGCGGTTCTCCACCCAACTTTGCAACAGCACCCTCATTTTAGTGGGCATGCAGCACCTGATGGAACTTGGTGTGAAGAAGAGGCAAGCTATATTTTCCGCGTAGAGTCGCC
This genomic window from Corynebacterium callunae DSM 20147 contains:
- a CDS encoding DUF3846 domain-containing protein gives rise to the protein MNTMIVIDSQEKLLMQPVAGIIELEELRAATGAQWVESVTAPSQDDESTDIVFWMDEEGRFVDNFRATEVFEEITGNRLNWPLVGTVVICASNDEGECVGLTDEQVHEILETALM
- a CDS encoding nucleotidyl transferase AbiEii/AbiGii toxin family protein: MNNNSSRIENRNLQQNLARSIRGLSKEQNRSTNSIRYQLIFECFLQRVSAQTEQDWVLKGGTALLMRNGHGRFTQDIDLARAREWNNVEEIRQEFEKIAQRKTNDPFTFEVTSVKLQSASTPDGYSTPTVQVKLSARLGTKRFENIKIDVSIQRHTQLPLELVHIDPILNQVSKKGEYRSFCIPVIAIESHLADKICAMYELHRSGVSNRYRDLADIIQIIRTHNFSAEKLVEILKHETKRRHIAWPEQLSSPGHNWEKGYSENAPEYTGLPDDLHTLQASLDYAGVCLNEVLQRKRAYGTWSHQEYCWKGSPLER
- a CDS encoding recombinase family protein is translated as MLYHYVPILNFDTLLIKANNPNETKGNIMPRLGTLLNEMGVPTHKIQIVRKGKKTTQIHYPINNGRDWDYKTASVDTNLILDDGGERWDQYSHNRSHATWAPNGTVKGRLKVSRVYTHYTRAKIYEGNKKWSKVEQFITSDIIFDGGARAGWKSPEQLKEALKKDTAAGQDNAVETKAVDSAAQDVSPAAATPLSATAVPQEQAPETPAQENTPVVEKTQGQRVSYVRVSSADQHVDRQRESIGHVDREFMDKISARSRKDRQGLEDCLAYLRAGDTLVVASIDRLARSLVDLQQLISQITAKGASVEFLKENLSFSSEKSDPRAQLMLGVLGSFAEFERSIIRERQAEGIALAKKAGKYTGRKKALTAEQVVDAKARVAAGESKTQIAEDFGVSRATLYRTLAENTAENQK
- a CDS encoding DnaB-like helicase N-terminal domain-containing protein, whose amino-acid sequence is MNTEPQAAPEMDEPYDEALTLPDMAIDPEALLLCALLWMETGTPTTRFVVDYVDPQDFYNPSYARLFSIIAQHVSDEKPVHPATIAGRISAAGTTEPWPGGSHQMFIADLVHLGALPEQAHWYAEQVLSTSYRRQFHTMTQALAHAAEHAPENQLFSIMVEHGKAQRRAWSRRTEFAKLVKEPSKK
- a CDS encoding DUF4192 family protein; this encodes MSNTFSLNLSDLIESTIFTPYGADANDMAYRADKFLNSLQYETGDVLEKKEALQRSLQRWIDMAEGCSIEKLEDNVAVLNGGAFFMGSTMLRDMALRTICERAEAAHTALRALIRHSGGEVQANALVCAALAKLVTGQEEEAYDILSISTDLHPKHSLVDLVWRSMEPGASRLSIENLCYASDMTWTITF
- a CDS encoding type IV toxin-antitoxin system AbiEi family antitoxin domain-containing protein; this encodes MKQIEVLEILESAASDQWGIITTAQAQREGITRLQLGRLADKGVLTRVQRGIYLLPSSQYGLLADIRIAWVSLDAGQFPDERWEGEDAIIVSHESAALIHQLGDLIPKKMIFSSTARKQTSQDGIYIYNNRDISSRDISNVDGLPVASVELTVADLAKKKIEFNYLASVVVDALRKENIRLKDIAEYLNEAAHSYGFSSGRQLVLACQEEAEADDDREEKVDRYLSTQGWNLSTPDIANIVKGMGTVSASAQMANIIRNAGVISTPDIANIVKGMGTVSASAQMANIIRNAGVISTPDIANIVKGMGTVSASAQMANIAKGMGAAGISGNLDNSNTKQPKEKTKKTGKEPSSGSLPSPSEQVHKQPKITDSKNGKKEKP